A genomic stretch from Antarcticibacterium flavum includes:
- the fsa gene encoding fructose-6-phosphate aldolase, whose translation MKFFIDTANLDQIREAQNLGVLDGVTTNPSLMAKEGITGKENIINHYKKICEIVDGDVSAEVIATTYDEIIREGEELAALHEQIIVKVPMIKEGVKAIKYFSDKGIKTNCTLVFSAGQALLAAKAGATYVSPFIGRLDDISTDGLNLIAEIRLIYDNYGFETQILAASVRHTMHVIDCAKIGADVMTGPLSSIEGLLNHPLTDIGLEKFLADYKKGN comes from the coding sequence ATGAAATTTTTTATTGACACAGCAAACCTGGATCAAATTAGAGAAGCCCAAAACCTTGGGGTTCTGGACGGGGTGACCACCAATCCTTCCCTAATGGCCAAAGAAGGAATTACAGGAAAGGAAAATATTATAAATCACTATAAGAAGATATGTGAGATCGTAGATGGTGATGTAAGTGCAGAGGTTATTGCTACCACCTATGATGAGATCATCAGAGAAGGTGAAGAACTTGCTGCCCTACACGAGCAAATTATCGTTAAGGTGCCTATGATCAAGGAAGGTGTGAAAGCTATAAAATATTTTAGCGATAAAGGAATAAAGACAAATTGTACCCTTGTATTTTCTGCAGGCCAGGCATTACTTGCAGCAAAGGCAGGTGCAACTTACGTTTCCCCTTTTATAGGAAGACTGGATGATATTTCTACAGATGGGTTGAACCTTATTGCAGAGATAAGGTTGATCTATGACAATTATGGTTTTGAGACACAAATCCTTGCCGCATCTGTTAGACACACTATGCACGTGATAGACTGTGCAAAAATAGGAGCCGATGTTATGACCGGTCCTTTGTCCTCAATAGAAGGATTATTGAACCACCCGCTTACAGATATTGGACTTGAGAAATTCCTTGCAGATTATAAGAAAGGGAACTAA
- a CDS encoding TlpA family protein disulfide reductase → MKLHVILALLVIFALTGCQDNEPTSSDMYFGGLIVNPTSKFVVLLKKDVVVDTFYLDNTNRFGGKIADAEKGLYVFKHPPENQITYMEPGDSTLVLLNTLEFDESLNFSGKGAAKSNYLNRMYLLNQENNNLILEYYKLGPSEFVEKTDSIRESRKKYLDKLNRRYKFSPEFIELANASINYEYYDLRERYAYLLRRYSREDIKLLPEDFHSYREEISLDDEALEDYYVYLHFIDDFIRTKSLEYCEANDITEESCYDLADFNNIKRRIILADSLIPNEKIKNNFIDRLAAQGIVYSKSREDLVSILELLKEREYNGDNFEDLRQMAGIHNALLPGRNIGELKLIDHKRDTVILNQISSKPKITYQWSTTSPSHYRWQHKKIAVLKEKYPEIDFIGINIDRREHKEWQEVIKAQGYDQNFEYKLNILTLNEELLKNYLNKLIFLDPSGEIIKGDVRLHALDHESKVLEFLNSFY, encoded by the coding sequence ATGAAGCTCCACGTCATTCTTGCCCTGCTCGTTATTTTTGCCCTTACGGGATGCCAGGACAATGAACCCACCAGCAGCGATATGTACTTTGGAGGATTGATCGTAAATCCTACAAGTAAATTTGTTGTCCTGCTTAAAAAGGATGTGGTCGTAGATACTTTTTACCTCGATAATACTAACAGGTTTGGAGGAAAAATTGCAGATGCTGAGAAGGGCTTATATGTATTTAAACATCCTCCTGAGAATCAAATTACTTACATGGAGCCGGGCGACAGTACCCTGGTCCTGCTTAATACTCTTGAATTTGATGAATCCCTTAACTTTAGCGGGAAAGGGGCAGCAAAGAGCAACTATCTCAACCGAATGTATCTTTTAAACCAGGAGAACAATAATTTGATCCTGGAATATTACAAGCTGGGACCTTCAGAATTTGTGGAAAAAACCGATTCGATAAGGGAGAGCCGAAAAAAATACCTCGATAAGCTTAACAGGCGGTATAAATTTTCGCCGGAATTTATTGAACTCGCAAATGCTAGTATCAATTATGAATATTATGATCTTAGGGAACGCTATGCGTACCTTCTTAGAAGATATTCCAGGGAAGACATAAAGCTATTACCAGAGGATTTTCACAGCTACAGGGAAGAGATCTCCCTGGATGATGAAGCCCTTGAAGATTACTATGTATATCTTCATTTCATCGATGACTTTATTAGAACCAAATCCCTGGAGTATTGCGAGGCGAACGATATTACAGAAGAGAGCTGCTATGATCTGGCAGATTTTAATAACATAAAAAGACGAATTATCCTGGCAGATTCTCTTATACCCAATGAGAAGATCAAGAATAATTTTATTGACCGCCTTGCCGCACAGGGAATAGTTTATTCCAAATCCCGGGAAGACCTGGTTTCCATTCTTGAACTTTTAAAGGAGAGGGAATACAACGGTGACAATTTTGAAGATTTGCGACAAATGGCAGGGATACATAATGCCCTGCTGCCTGGCAGAAATATCGGTGAGCTCAAGCTCATAGACCACAAGCGGGATACAGTTATTCTTAACCAAATTTCAAGTAAGCCGAAGATCACATATCAATGGTCTACCACCTCCCCATCTCATTATAGATGGCAACATAAAAAAATAGCTGTACTGAAAGAAAAATACCCTGAGATTGATTTTATAGGCATCAACATAGACAGGCGGGAGCATAAGGAATGGCAGGAAGTTATCAAGGCCCAGGGCTACGACCAAAATTTTGAGTATAAGCTTAATATTCTCACTTTGAACGAAGAGCTGCTCAAGAACTATTTAAATAAACTTATTTTCCTGGATCCTTCAGGAGAAATAATTAAAGGTGATGTAAGATTGCACGCCCTGGATCACGAGTCGAAAGTGCTGGAATTCCTTAACAGTTTCTATTAA
- a CDS encoding ABC-F family ATP-binding cassette domain-containing protein encodes MLSVSNLSVQFGKRVLFDEVNTTFTQGNCYGIIGANGAGKSTFLNILAGKSEPTSGRVFLEPGKRMSVLEQNHNLYDDYLVLETVIMGNKPLYKIKKEMDEIYAKEDFNDADGERVGVLQVEFEEMDGWNADSNAASLLSNLGIQPDYHYTQMKDLDGQQKVRVLLAQALFGNPDVLIMDEPTNDLDYEAIVWLENFLANYDNTVIVVSHDRHFLDSVCTHISDIDFGKINHYSGNYTFWYESSQLAARQRSQQNKKAEEKKKELQEFIMRFSANVAKSKQATSRKKMIEKLNIEEIKPSSRRYPAIIFEREREAGDQILNVEGLEASIEGETIFKNVDLNLKKGDKIVVFSRDSRATTAFYEILNGNQKPVAGKFQWGITTTQSYLPLDNSQFFDNDLTLVDWLRQWAKTDEEREEVYIRGFLGKMIFSGEEALKTSRVLSGGEKVRCMLSRMMMMRANVLMLDEPTNHLDLESITAFNNSLKNFKGTVLFTTHDHEFAQTVANRVVELTPSGIIDRYTTFDEYMDDKKIKEQRDKMYAVNA; translated from the coding sequence ATGCTATCAGTCTCAAATCTTTCTGTACAGTTTGGAAAAAGGGTGTTGTTTGATGAGGTGAATACCACCTTTACCCAGGGAAATTGTTACGGAATTATAGGCGCCAATGGTGCAGGAAAATCAACCTTTTTAAATATCCTTGCAGGAAAATCTGAACCTACCAGTGGAAGGGTGTTCCTGGAGCCGGGAAAAAGGATGTCTGTCCTGGAGCAAAACCATAACCTTTATGACGACTATCTTGTATTGGAAACGGTTATCATGGGTAATAAACCTTTGTATAAGATCAAGAAGGAGATGGATGAGATCTATGCAAAAGAAGACTTTAATGATGCCGATGGGGAAAGGGTAGGTGTATTACAGGTAGAATTTGAAGAGATGGACGGGTGGAATGCCGACAGTAATGCAGCCTCACTTTTATCGAACCTGGGTATCCAGCCAGATTATCATTACACACAAATGAAGGACCTGGATGGACAGCAAAAAGTACGTGTGCTTCTTGCACAGGCACTATTTGGAAATCCCGATGTGCTAATTATGGATGAGCCTACCAACGATCTTGATTATGAGGCGATCGTGTGGCTGGAGAACTTCCTTGCAAACTATGATAATACTGTGATCGTCGTATCTCACGACAGGCACTTCCTGGATTCGGTTTGTACCCATATCTCAGATATTGACTTTGGAAAGATAAATCACTATAGTGGTAACTATACCTTCTGGTATGAATCTTCCCAGCTGGCTGCAAGGCAACGATCGCAGCAAAATAAGAAGGCAGAGGAAAAGAAAAAGGAACTACAGGAATTCATTATGCGATTTAGCGCCAACGTGGCAAAATCCAAGCAGGCCACCTCCAGGAAAAAGATGATCGAGAAACTTAATATTGAAGAGATCAAACCTTCAAGCAGAAGATACCCGGCCATTATTTTTGAAAGAGAGAGAGAGGCAGGGGACCAGATCCTCAATGTTGAAGGCCTGGAAGCTTCTATTGAAGGAGAGACCATATTCAAGAACGTGGACCTGAATCTTAAAAAAGGGGACAAAATTGTGGTATTCTCAAGGGATTCCCGGGCAACCACAGCTTTCTATGAAATTCTTAACGGCAATCAAAAACCGGTAGCAGGAAAATTCCAATGGGGTATCACCACCACTCAATCTTATTTACCACTTGATAATTCTCAATTTTTTGATAATGACCTTACATTGGTAGACTGGCTTAGACAATGGGCAAAAACAGATGAGGAAAGAGAAGAGGTTTACATTCGAGGATTCCTTGGTAAAATGATCTTTAGTGGGGAAGAGGCATTGAAAACTTCCCGGGTACTCTCCGGAGGTGAGAAAGTAAGGTGTATGTTGAGCAGGATGATGATGATGCGTGCGAATGTATTGATGCTCGATGAACCTACCAACCACCTGGACCTGGAATCAATTACGGCTTTTAATAATTCGCTTAAGAACTTTAAAGGTACAGTGCTATTCACCACTCATGACCACGAATTTGCACAAACAGTAGCCAACAGGGTGGTGGAATTAACACCTTCAGGTATTATTGACAGGTATACTACTTTTGATGAATATATGGATGATAAAAAGATAAAGGAACAACGAGATAAGATGTATGCGGTCAACGCGTAA
- a CDS encoding putative signal transducing protein produces MSTEENYKRVYTGSEPNVQYLQEIFDKAGISSRVRNDFDSGLRAGFGGGMRGQVLLFVINSHYDEALKIAQSTFPDDYQEAEDFEDGA; encoded by the coding sequence ATGAGTACAGAAGAAAATTATAAACGCGTATATACAGGATCTGAACCCAATGTCCAATATCTCCAGGAGATCTTTGACAAAGCGGGGATCTCCTCCCGTGTAAGGAATGATTTTGATTCCGGCCTCAGAGCCGGTTTTGGCGGCGGCATGAGAGGACAGGTATTGCTTTTTGTTATCAACTCCCATTATGACGAGGCCTTGAAAATCGCTCAATCCACCTTTCCTGATGATTACCAGGAGGCAGAAGATTTTGAAGATGGAGCATAA
- a CDS encoding fasciclin domain-containing protein, with translation MKIFKLFTIVMMAAALSTSGNLYAQSMKANKNIVETASGSADHTTLVAAVKAADLAGTLQSEGPFTVFAPTNAAFEKLPAGTVETLLKPENKKMLQDILTYHVVAGDLKAGDVVAAIKKGNGTATLETVNGGSITAMMDGNNVKIKDAAGNVATVTAADLNQSNGVIHVLDTVLLPGN, from the coding sequence ATGAAAATTTTTAAACTATTTACAATCGTAATGATGGCCGCTGCGCTTTCTACGAGTGGCAATCTTTACGCACAGAGCATGAAGGCCAACAAGAATATTGTTGAGACAGCTTCAGGCTCTGCAGACCACACCACGCTGGTAGCAGCAGTAAAAGCTGCAGATCTTGCCGGGACCTTGCAAAGCGAAGGGCCTTTTACAGTATTTGCACCTACCAATGCGGCTTTTGAAAAATTGCCTGCAGGAACGGTCGAAACCCTTTTGAAGCCGGAGAATAAGAAAATGCTACAGGATATTTTGACCTATCACGTTGTTGCCGGTGACCTAAAGGCCGGGGATGTGGTGGCAGCCATTAAAAAAGGTAACGGAACGGCTACACTGGAAACAGTGAATGGAGGTTCTATTACTGCTATGATGGATGGAAACAATGTTAAGATCAAGGACGCCGCAGGAAATGTTGCAACAGTAACAGCTGCAGACCTAAACCAGTCTAACGGAGTGATCCATGTACTGGATACAGTTTTATTGCCAGGTAATTAA